A genomic stretch from Chitinophaga lutea includes:
- a CDS encoding c-type cytochrome domain-containing protein, with translation MICSLEVSQAGWGLFIGRFHPLLVHLPIGMLMVAFILEILSKNRRLAVLGAAVLPVLIFGALSAIAACVAGWLLSASGGYDEKALDLHMWMGIGVAVISVLLCVLRKYSLLKKAWLPVSALMIVLLSAAGHYGGSLTHGDDYLTAAMPIGKKKVAATAFAGKPEDMKVYEHLVQPILEQKCYGCHNEQKLKGGLRLDGMKHIEAGGENGPVVKDSLPEMSELYKRLVLSEDDDKRMPPKGKPQLNPQQLEIIYWWIAEGASATATVKELHKSPRIQLVLESLQPSHGGESNPFIPEEETSPPSAQAVQALEAIGVKVMPVAAQSGYVMINAINATQFGDKEAELLLPLKSQIAWLKLSNTQISDTALKAIAQLPRLTRLQLENTRVSDGGMQTLAGSKTLMYLNLVGTKVTAKGVQALQKNKTLRELYLYKSAVTPAEALALQKSMPHARIDTGGYHLPVLATDTMVYRKIKS, from the coding sequence ATGATTTGTTCACTGGAAGTTTCGCAGGCAGGCTGGGGACTGTTTATCGGACGTTTTCACCCCCTGCTGGTGCATCTGCCCATCGGTATGCTGATGGTGGCGTTTATACTGGAAATACTCAGCAAAAACAGGCGGCTGGCCGTGCTCGGTGCGGCGGTGCTGCCTGTATTGATATTCGGCGCCCTCTCCGCCATCGCCGCCTGCGTGGCTGGATGGCTGCTCTCCGCTTCCGGCGGGTACGATGAAAAGGCGCTCGACCTCCACATGTGGATGGGCATAGGCGTAGCCGTTATATCGGTACTGCTGTGCGTATTAAGAAAATACTCGCTACTGAAGAAAGCATGGCTGCCGGTATCGGCACTGATGATCGTGCTGCTCTCCGCCGCCGGCCACTACGGCGGCTCGCTGACGCACGGCGACGACTATCTCACCGCCGCCATGCCCATCGGCAAAAAGAAAGTTGCTGCAACGGCCTTCGCAGGTAAGCCGGAAGACATGAAAGTGTATGAGCACCTGGTGCAGCCTATCCTCGAACAGAAATGTTATGGCTGTCATAACGAACAAAAACTAAAAGGCGGCCTGCGGCTGGACGGGATGAAACACATCGAGGCCGGCGGTGAAAACGGGCCGGTGGTGAAAGACAGTCTGCCCGAAATGAGCGAACTGTACAAACGCCTCGTGCTGTCGGAAGACGATGACAAGCGCATGCCGCCCAAAGGTAAACCGCAACTGAACCCGCAGCAGCTCGAAATCATTTACTGGTGGATAGCGGAAGGCGCTTCCGCCACCGCCACGGTAAAGGAACTGCACAAATCCCCGCGCATACAGCTGGTGCTGGAATCGCTACAACCCTCGCACGGCGGCGAAAGCAACCCATTCATACCGGAAGAAGAAACCAGTCCCCCGTCGGCCCAGGCCGTGCAGGCGCTGGAAGCGATTGGCGTGAAAGTGATGCCCGTAGCGGCGCAGAGCGGTTATGTGATGATCAACGCCATCAATGCCACGCAATTCGGTGACAAGGAAGCGGAGTTACTGCTGCCCCTGAAATCGCAGATCGCCTGGTTGAAATTATCCAATACACAAATCAGCGATACCGCCCTGAAAGCGATCGCCCAATTGCCCCGCCTGACACGCCTCCAGCTGGAAAACACCCGGGTGAGCGACGGCGGAATGCAAACGCTGGCAGGCAGCAAAACACTGATGTACCTGAACCTCGTGGGCACCAAGGTAACCGCCAAAGGCGTACAGGCCCTTCAGAAAAACAAAACGCTGCGGGAGCTGTATTTGTACAAAAGCGCGGTAACGCCGGCGGAAGCGCTGGCATTGCAAAAGAGCATGCCGCACGCGCGTATCGATACCGGCGGGTATCACTTGCCGGTGCTGGCCACGGATACGATGGTGTACAGGAAAATCAAATCATAA
- a CDS encoding sugar phosphate isomerase/epimerase family protein, which produces MSATAFLPSLPAFSYSPDTAPASAPAPAAADGFRLVVLATNWGFSGTHDEFLKRAKDAGYDGMEVWWPGDAAGQDALFNALAKHKMEVGFLCGSGSSDFAKHAEQFEAAVKAAATQQRQRPLYINCHSGKDYFTFEQNTKLIEMTTRISQQSGVMVCHETHRSRMMFAAHVTRRFIETQPALRLTLDISHWCNVHESLLQDQQETVAMALARAGHIHARIGHPEGPQVNDPRAPEWESTVKAHFAWWDEIARQKKAKGEVMTVLTEFGPVDYMPALPYTRQPVANQWDINVHMMKLLKARYGK; this is translated from the coding sequence ATGAGCGCTACCGCATTTCTGCCTTCCCTGCCTGCTTTCAGCTACAGTCCCGATACTGCACCGGCGTCCGCGCCTGCGCCGGCTGCGGCAGACGGTTTCCGGCTGGTGGTGCTGGCCACCAACTGGGGTTTCTCCGGCACACACGACGAATTCCTCAAACGCGCCAAAGATGCCGGCTACGACGGCATGGAAGTTTGGTGGCCCGGTGATGCCGCCGGCCAGGATGCATTGTTCAACGCGCTGGCGAAACACAAGATGGAAGTGGGCTTCCTTTGCGGCAGCGGCAGCAGCGATTTCGCCAAACACGCGGAACAATTTGAAGCGGCTGTGAAAGCCGCCGCCACACAGCAACGGCAGCGCCCGCTCTATATTAACTGTCACTCCGGCAAAGATTATTTTACGTTTGAGCAGAATACAAAGCTGATCGAGATGACCACACGCATTTCGCAACAAAGCGGAGTGATGGTGTGTCATGAAACGCACCGGTCGCGCATGATGTTCGCAGCGCACGTCACCCGCCGCTTCATCGAAACACAGCCCGCGCTGCGGCTCACGCTGGATATTTCGCACTGGTGCAACGTGCATGAATCGCTGTTGCAGGATCAGCAGGAAACGGTTGCCATGGCGCTTGCCCGCGCAGGTCACATCCACGCCCGCATCGGCCATCCTGAAGGCCCGCAGGTAAACGACCCGCGCGCGCCGGAATGGGAATCCACTGTGAAGGCGCACTTTGCCTGGTGGGACGAGATCGCCCGGCAGAAGAAGGCCAAAGGGGAGGTGATGACCGTGCTCACGGAATTCGGGCCGGTGGACTATATGCCCGCATTGCCCTATACCCGCCAGCCGGTGGCCAACCAATGGGATATTAATGTACATATGATGAAACTCTTAAAAGCGCGGTACGGCAAATGA
- a CDS encoding DUF1501 domain-containing protein translates to MAEKLIKEANEQAARYFSRRHFLQNCVTGLGATALTSLLGSCNLFSSKSGGMAQSLNPLEPRAPHFAARARSVIYLHMAGAPSQLEMFDYKPELQKLHNQLCPQSILEGKKFAFIRGVPKMLGPQANFKQYGESGAWVSDYMPHFSGMVDDVSFLKAVQTDQFNHGPAQLFMHTGSARLGRPSIGAWVTYGLGSENSNLPGFVVLTSGGKTPDAGKSVWGSGFLPSVYQGVQCRSKGDPVLYITDPEGMDRDLRYQSIQAINEVNKLEYEAFSDAETLSRISQYELAYKMQISVPGVMDISDEPTYIHELYGTQPGKESFANNCLLARKLVEKGVRFVQLFDWGWDAHGTDENTAVDIGMRNKCREIDKPITALLLDLQQRGLLDETLVVWGGEFGRTPMQENREGKEMPFMGRDHHAEAFTMWMAGGGIRKGFTYGETDEIGFSAVKGQVAVHDIHATILQQLGFDHEKLTYHFQGRPFRLTDVGGHVIKDIIS, encoded by the coding sequence ATGGCAGAGAAACTGATAAAAGAAGCAAACGAACAGGCCGCCCGGTATTTTTCCCGCCGGCATTTTCTGCAGAACTGTGTAACGGGCCTTGGCGCTACGGCGCTCACTTCCCTGCTGGGAAGCTGTAACCTGTTTTCTTCCAAAAGCGGCGGCATGGCGCAAAGCCTCAATCCGCTCGAACCGCGCGCTCCTCATTTTGCCGCCCGCGCCCGCAGCGTGATTTACCTGCATATGGCCGGCGCGCCGTCGCAGCTCGAAATGTTCGACTATAAACCGGAGCTGCAGAAGCTGCACAACCAGCTTTGCCCGCAATCGATATTGGAAGGGAAGAAGTTCGCTTTCATCCGCGGCGTGCCCAAGATGCTCGGGCCGCAGGCGAATTTTAAACAGTACGGCGAATCGGGTGCCTGGGTATCTGATTATATGCCGCACTTTTCCGGGATGGTAGACGACGTGAGTTTCCTGAAAGCGGTGCAAACCGATCAGTTCAACCACGGTCCCGCGCAGCTCTTTATGCATACCGGCAGCGCCCGCCTGGGGCGGCCGAGCATCGGGGCCTGGGTAACGTACGGCCTCGGTTCCGAGAACAGCAACCTGCCCGGGTTTGTGGTGCTGACCTCGGGCGGTAAAACGCCCGATGCCGGTAAAAGCGTGTGGGGCAGCGGTTTCCTGCCTTCCGTTTACCAGGGCGTGCAATGCCGCTCAAAAGGCGATCCGGTGCTCTATATCACCGATCCGGAGGGAATGGACCGCGACCTTCGCTACCAATCCATCCAGGCCATCAATGAAGTGAATAAGCTGGAATATGAGGCGTTTTCCGATGCGGAAACCCTTTCCCGTATATCGCAATACGAACTGGCGTATAAAATGCAGATTTCGGTTCCGGGTGTGATGGATATCAGCGACGAACCTACGTATATCCACGAACTGTACGGCACGCAGCCCGGCAAGGAATCCTTCGCCAACAACTGCCTGCTCGCCCGCAAGCTCGTGGAAAAAGGCGTGCGCTTCGTGCAGTTGTTCGACTGGGGATGGGATGCACACGGCACCGACGAAAATACGGCGGTCGACATCGGCATGCGCAACAAATGCCGCGAAATCGACAAACCCATCACGGCCCTGCTGCTCGACCTGCAGCAACGCGGCCTGCTCGATGAAACGCTGGTGGTATGGGGCGGCGAATTCGGCCGTACACCCATGCAGGAAAACCGCGAAGGCAAAGAAATGCCGTTCATGGGCCGCGATCACCATGCCGAAGCATTCACGATGTGGATGGCCGGCGGCGGTATCCGCAAAGGCTTTACCTATGGCGAAACCGATGAGATCGGCTTCAGCGCTGTCAAAGGCCAGGTAGCGGTGCACGACATACATGCCACCATCCTGCAGCAACTCGGTTTCGATCACGAAAAACTCACCTATCATTTCCAGGGCAGGCCATTCAGGCTCACAGACGTGGGCGGGCATGTCATAAAAGACATTATCAGCTAA
- a CDS encoding DUF1553 domain-containing protein: MYQFSTYRAALGACAIAFGAAFASGCGSGKRVDYSTEVKPILNKHCISCHGGVKQSGGFSVLFREEALGPTKSGHPAIIPGDADRSEFIRRLHSKDPKERMPYKSAPLSKEEISILTRWVEQGAEWGEHWAYVSPAAPAEKEAGIDHFINEKLDEENLEAAPEADKSTLLRRVSLDITGLPPTDKMMAAFLADNTPGAYEKMVDTLLASPHYGERWASMWLDLARFADSKGYEKDSKREFWRYRDWVINAFNNDMPYDRFTVEQLAGDLLPEPTDDQLVATAFHRNTMNNDEGGTQDEEFRTAAVIDRVNTTMEVFQGTTIACVQCHSHPYDPFRFEDYYKLMAFLNNTRDEDTPGEYPKIRLYDSIGRRQVDTVANWVRQHAGTKEEKELRDFLRTLEPKIHAHDHDSFINGELADTKYISIRNGGSCRLKNAPVNGRGNLLMHYWTGQDGGSMEIRADSLTGPVIARQPLPKGNRVLNVPIQPLQGRHHLFFIFRNSSLEPMQSVCGVEWMAFRGDLPAKGAPGYKPVETAFMNLVNASPEGVPVMVENPEEMFRPTHTFERGNWLVKGQLVKPDVPASLNPFPAKAPRNRLGLAQWLASKENPLTARVMVNRFWEQLFGTGIVETQEDFGTQGFLPSHPALLDYLAYRFMNTHQWSMKALLKEIVLSAAYRRDSRSSPELQEKDPANRLLARGPRFRLTAEQVRDQALAVSGLLSEHMYGASVMPYQPEGIWQAVYSGESWKTSENGNQYRRAVYTYIRRTSPYPSIVTFDGSSREVCLQRRIRTNTPLQALVTLNDPVFVEAARNLAKNMKTKGGNDQKACIRSGYKAAMLKDIDTAKLAILEKLYAQAAAKYRKDAKAAAALVQADADAHLAALTVVANAILNLDEFLSKS, translated from the coding sequence ATGTATCAATTCTCCACGTACCGTGCAGCGCTGGGCGCCTGTGCTATCGCGTTTGGTGCCGCCTTCGCGTCGGGTTGCGGCAGCGGCAAGCGCGTCGACTACAGCACCGAAGTAAAACCCATTCTCAACAAACATTGTATCAGTTGCCACGGCGGCGTTAAACAAAGCGGCGGCTTCAGTGTGTTATTCCGTGAAGAAGCACTGGGCCCCACCAAAAGCGGCCACCCCGCCATTATCCCGGGCGATGCCGACCGCAGCGAATTTATCCGCCGCCTTCACAGCAAGGATCCGAAAGAGCGCATGCCCTACAAAAGCGCGCCGCTCAGTAAGGAAGAAATCAGCATCCTCACCCGCTGGGTGGAACAGGGCGCTGAATGGGGCGAACATTGGGCATACGTGTCTCCCGCCGCACCTGCCGAAAAAGAAGCCGGCATCGATCACTTCATCAATGAAAAACTCGACGAAGAAAACCTCGAGGCCGCACCTGAAGCCGACAAAAGCACACTGCTCCGCCGGGTAAGCCTGGATATCACGGGCCTGCCGCCAACGGATAAAATGATGGCGGCTTTTCTGGCTGATAATACACCGGGCGCGTATGAAAAAATGGTGGACACACTCCTCGCCTCGCCACACTACGGCGAACGCTGGGCGTCGATGTGGCTCGACCTCGCCCGGTTCGCAGATTCCAAAGGCTATGAAAAAGATTCGAAAAGGGAATTCTGGCGGTACCGCGACTGGGTGATCAACGCCTTTAATAATGATATGCCCTACGATCGTTTCACCGTGGAGCAACTGGCCGGCGATCTGCTGCCGGAACCCACAGACGATCAGCTGGTGGCTACCGCTTTCCATCGCAACACCATGAACAACGACGAAGGCGGTACGCAGGACGAGGAGTTCAGGACCGCCGCGGTGATAGACCGGGTGAACACCACCATGGAAGTATTCCAGGGCACTACCATCGCCTGTGTGCAATGCCACAGTCATCCCTACGATCCCTTCCGCTTCGAAGACTATTATAAACTGATGGCCTTCCTCAATAACACCCGCGATGAAGACACGCCCGGCGAATACCCGAAAATCAGGTTGTACGACAGCATCGGGCGGCGGCAGGTAGACACGGTGGCCAATTGGGTGCGGCAGCATGCAGGCACCAAAGAGGAGAAGGAATTGCGTGATTTCCTGCGCACCCTCGAACCGAAGATTCACGCGCACGACCACGACTCATTTATCAACGGCGAACTCGCCGATACCAAATACATCAGCATCCGCAACGGCGGCAGCTGCCGCCTGAAAAACGCGCCGGTCAACGGCCGCGGCAACCTGCTCATGCATTACTGGACGGGGCAGGACGGCGGCTCCATGGAAATACGGGCCGATAGTTTAACCGGTCCCGTTATTGCGCGGCAACCGCTGCCCAAAGGCAACCGTGTGCTGAATGTGCCCATCCAGCCGCTGCAGGGGCGTCACCATCTCTTTTTTATCTTCCGCAACAGCAGCCTCGAGCCCATGCAATCCGTTTGCGGGGTGGAGTGGATGGCCTTCCGCGGCGATCTGCCTGCCAAAGGCGCGCCGGGCTACAAGCCGGTTGAAACGGCTTTTATGAACCTGGTGAACGCATCTCCCGAAGGTGTGCCGGTGATGGTGGAAAATCCCGAAGAGATGTTCCGGCCCACCCATACTTTCGAAAGAGGTAACTGGCTGGTGAAAGGACAGCTGGTGAAACCCGATGTGCCGGCTTCGCTTAATCCTTTCCCCGCGAAAGCGCCGCGCAACAGGCTGGGGCTTGCGCAATGGCTGGCCAGCAAAGAAAACCCGCTGACCGCCCGTGTAATGGTGAATCGCTTCTGGGAGCAGCTGTTCGGGACGGGAATCGTGGAAACGCAGGAAGACTTCGGTACGCAGGGTTTCCTGCCCTCGCATCCGGCCCTGCTCGATTATCTCGCGTACCGTTTTATGAATACGCATCAGTGGAGCATGAAGGCCCTGCTGAAAGAAATCGTACTGTCCGCCGCCTACCGCCGCGATTCGCGCAGTTCACCGGAGCTGCAGGAAAAAGATCCGGCCAACCGCTTATTGGCCCGCGGGCCGCGTTTCAGGCTGACGGCGGAGCAGGTGCGTGACCAGGCGCTGGCTGTGAGTGGCCTGCTCAGCGAGCACATGTATGGTGCGAGTGTGATGCCTTATCAACCGGAAGGCATCTGGCAGGCGGTGTACAGCGGCGAGTCGTGGAAAACCAGCGAAAACGGCAACCAGTACCGTCGCGCCGTGTACACGTACATTCGCCGTACCAGCCCGTATCCTTCCATCGTTACGTTCGACGGGTCGAGCCGGGAAGTGTGCTTGCAACGCAGGATACGCACCAATACGCCTTTGCAGGCGCTGGTAACCCTTAACGATCCCGTATTCGTGGAGGCGGCCAGGAACCTGGCAAAAAATATGAAAACAAAAGGCGGCAACGACCAGAAAGCGTGTATCCGTTCAGGTTATAAAGCCGCGATGTTGAAAGACATCGATACCGCCAAACTGGCGATCCTCGAAAAATTATATGCACAGGCTGCGGCCAAATACCGGAAAGACGCCAAAGCAGCCGCTGCTTTGGTACAGGCAGATGCGGACGCGCACCTGGCCGCATTGACCGTTGTTGCCAACGCTATTCTCAACCTGGATGAGTTTTTGTCCAAATCATAA
- a CDS encoding RagB/SusD family nutrient uptake outer membrane protein: MKRSIIQYSILGLTTLLAAAGCSKSFLDQGIPGRAPLDGYYKTDNDALTATYAAYDFLQAEYNWGWGSPLMVKTLPSDESNAGGNGPADQPHYQALDKFTFESQNQGVLWVWRVNYFGIYRANMVINRVKGETEVQKRLIAECKALRAHFYFELASLWGDVPLILRELKTEEYNATPRTKRADVYAQLEKDLLEAIPLLPLKSAQSRADRFRISKGAAQALLGKIYLYQEKWPQAAAQFNEVIVSGQYDLEAQFKDAFAKETEFGVESVFEVPFSEEKAYNWDNFPWGTFRQIESNIHVQLMGPREDYYTKATADSLKSGWGFNMPKPKLYNAYTAAGDVVRRKQTVMSEAELVAGGGKWTAPTAWDYEGYLQRKYGSFSTYTRDDKGAVAELNYGTNYKLIRYADVLLMAAEAYYRAGNEGRARAELKKVRLRAGLPEVTAGGAALFTAIVNERFLELAFEGFRYLDLVRWGLAAQELGPLGFKTKKHELLPIPNEDVRVGNLQQNEGYN, encoded by the coding sequence ATGAAACGTTCCATCATACAATATTCCATATTAGGCCTCACCACGCTGCTGGCTGCGGCAGGGTGCTCCAAGAGTTTCCTCGACCAGGGTATTCCCGGCCGGGCGCCGCTGGATGGGTATTACAAAACAGACAACGACGCACTCACCGCCACGTACGCCGCCTACGACTTTCTGCAGGCGGAATATAACTGGGGCTGGGGCAGCCCGCTCATGGTGAAAACGCTGCCTTCCGATGAAAGCAACGCAGGCGGCAACGGTCCCGCCGACCAGCCGCATTACCAGGCGCTCGACAAATTCACGTTCGAGTCGCAGAACCAGGGCGTGCTGTGGGTTTGGCGGGTGAACTACTTCGGGATCTACCGCGCGAACATGGTGATCAACCGGGTAAAGGGCGAAACGGAGGTGCAGAAGCGGCTGATCGCCGAATGCAAAGCATTGCGCGCGCACTTTTATTTCGAGCTGGCGTCGTTGTGGGGCGATGTGCCGCTGATATTAAGGGAACTGAAAACGGAGGAGTACAACGCCACCCCGCGCACCAAACGCGCCGATGTATATGCACAGCTGGAAAAAGACCTGCTGGAAGCTATCCCGTTGCTGCCGCTGAAGAGCGCACAGTCGCGGGCCGACCGGTTCCGCATCTCCAAAGGCGCCGCCCAGGCGCTGCTGGGCAAAATATACCTGTACCAGGAGAAATGGCCGCAGGCCGCCGCCCAGTTCAACGAGGTGATCGTATCCGGCCAGTACGACCTGGAAGCGCAGTTTAAGGACGCTTTCGCCAAAGAAACGGAGTTTGGTGTGGAAAGCGTGTTTGAAGTGCCCTTTTCGGAGGAAAAGGCGTATAACTGGGACAACTTTCCCTGGGGAACGTTCCGGCAGATCGAAAGCAATATCCACGTGCAGCTGATGGGCCCGCGCGAGGATTATTACACCAAAGCCACCGCCGATTCCCTGAAGTCCGGCTGGGGATTCAATATGCCCAAACCCAAATTATACAATGCCTATACTGCCGCGGGCGACGTGGTGCGCAGAAAACAGACCGTGATGTCGGAAGCCGAACTGGTGGCCGGCGGCGGTAAATGGACCGCGCCTACCGCCTGGGATTATGAAGGCTACCTGCAACGGAAATACGGCTCTTTTTCTACCTATACCCGCGACGATAAAGGCGCCGTGGCGGAACTGAATTACGGCACCAATTACAAGCTGATACGGTACGCGGATGTGCTGCTGATGGCGGCGGAAGCGTATTACCGCGCCGGGAATGAAGGCCGTGCCCGCGCCGAGCTGAAAAAGGTACGGCTGCGCGCGGGACTGCCGGAAGTAACGGCCGGCGGGGCCGCCCTATTTACGGCGATCGTGAACGAGCGTTTCCTGGAACTGGCTTTTGAAGGTTTCCGTTACCTCGACCTGGTACGCTGGGGACTGGCCGCACAGGAGCTGGGCCCGCTGGGCTTCAAAACGAAAAAACACGAGCTGCTGCCGATTCCCAATGAAGATGTGCGGGTAGGCAACCTGCAGCAAAATGAAGGGTATAATTAA